GAGTTGGCCGTCCAGATGGGGCTGACCTGGAACTCGGCGTTCTGGGAAGCACGGGCGTTGCGATGGGTGAGTCCTGGCGAGGCCCACCGCTACGCTGCGGAGCTGCACCACCTCACCCTGCACGGCAGGACGCGGGCGGTCCGGGACGAGGCCAGGCGGCTTCTTCGGCACGCCGCGTCCGGCACCACCAACGTCTCGTTCTGATCGTCAATTCTCGCGTGATCCTGCGCCATTACGCGGAAGCACCCCTGAAGGGCAGCATGCGACGATGCACTGGCATGCTCACCTACCGCATTGGCGACGCCACGCAGCCCGAAGGCACCGATCCCAAGGTGCTGGTTCACGTCTGCAACGACCAGGGTCATTGGGGCGCCGGATTCGTCCTGGCCTTATCTCGGCGCTTTAAGGCGCCTGAATCGGCCTACCGCGCCTGGGCAAAGGGCCAAGCTGACGGGCAGGACCCGTTCGAACTGGGCCGGGTGCAGTTCGTGAACGTCGAGCCGACCTTGTGGGTCGCGAACCTGATCGGTCAGCACGACATCGCTCGGCAGGCCCGTGCCACCAGCGTGCCGCCGGTGCGGTACGCCGCGATCCGAGAGGGCCTCAGCCGGGTCCGCGCATTTGCTCAAGAACATCAGGCGAGCGTGCACA
This DNA window, taken from Deinococcus malanensis, encodes the following:
- a CDS encoding macro domain-containing protein — encoded protein: MRRCTGMLTYRIGDATQPEGTDPKVLVHVCNDQGHWGAGFVLALSRRFKAPESAYRAWAKGQADGQDPFELGRVQFVNVEPTLWVANLIGQHDIARQARATSVPPVRYAAIREGLSRVRAFAQEHQASVHMPRIGAGLAGGDWTVIEGIVQDELASQGVPVTVYDLPPRP